One region of Vibrio sp. FE10 genomic DNA includes:
- a CDS encoding ABC transporter ATP-binding protein, which yields MLKGVDVKYLKHFFKFAKKYKRSAILGIAMLPLSVITSLLFPWLIIQVIDVHLSQGDMDGLLEYVFYLVLVLIASYVVDTTYSYNLRKTGQYTITDMRSVLFERVLKLPRSYFDNTPIGVTLSRLTSDLETIGETFIQSVVGLVKDSINTIALLIMMLFIDWQLTLIVLIIMPPVMYLTVYVRNRLRVMYKITRSTLARGIGFLQEVLFGMKTVQMYRAEEQVEQRYQGYTDEFLRAQKKINKYDAILFSFISGITSITIAIMIWYGSEQVIEGALTLGVLIAFINTLEKVFVPIRDFTSQIASIQSSFAAFDHIEELFVEPTEEEGRNLLPSHQVKNQLEKFVSLEFKNVSFRYKDDSPYVLKNVSFVLEKGHQIALVGSTGSGKSTILRLISKTYQDYEGSILLNGVELSQISSEDSAHLFSMMMQDVHLFEETIQFNIALGKEHLTRAEVEQAARYVYADKFIEQLPQGYDFHLEKNGSNLSVGQTQLISFARAVAQGGQLMMLDEATSSVDSITEDLIQKAMQRLFKEKTVIAIAHRLSTVRHSDTILVLEKGEIVEQGNHQQLVAHNGIYAGLLQESIVETSDSQVTVA from the coding sequence TCTGGGCATTGCCATGCTTCCGCTGTCGGTTATTACAAGCTTGTTGTTCCCTTGGCTGATCATTCAAGTGATCGACGTGCATTTGAGCCAAGGGGATATGGACGGGTTGCTTGAGTATGTTTTCTACTTAGTTTTGGTCTTGATTGCCAGTTATGTGGTCGACACTACCTATTCGTATAACCTGCGTAAAACGGGTCAATACACCATCACAGACATGCGTTCAGTGCTGTTTGAGCGTGTGCTTAAACTGCCTCGTAGCTATTTCGATAATACACCGATTGGTGTGACTCTTTCGCGCCTGACCAGCGATCTAGAAACTATCGGTGAGACGTTTATTCAATCTGTTGTTGGATTGGTTAAAGACAGCATCAACACCATTGCTCTGCTTATCATGATGCTCTTCATTGATTGGCAGTTGACGTTGATTGTGCTGATTATCATGCCTCCCGTGATGTACTTGACGGTCTATGTGCGTAATCGCCTACGTGTGATGTACAAGATTACTCGCTCAACACTGGCTCGTGGTATTGGCTTTCTCCAAGAAGTCTTATTTGGCATGAAAACCGTTCAGATGTATCGCGCCGAGGAACAAGTTGAGCAACGATACCAAGGCTACACGGATGAGTTTTTACGAGCGCAAAAGAAGATCAATAAATACGATGCGATTTTGTTCTCGTTTATCTCGGGCATTACCTCAATCACTATCGCGATTATGATCTGGTACGGTTCGGAGCAAGTCATCGAAGGCGCGTTGACATTGGGTGTGCTGATCGCATTCATCAACACGCTCGAAAAGGTGTTTGTGCCAATTCGCGATTTTACTTCTCAGATTGCCTCTATTCAAAGTTCATTTGCGGCCTTTGATCATATTGAAGAGTTGTTTGTTGAGCCTACGGAAGAAGAAGGGCGCAACTTATTGCCATCTCATCAAGTTAAAAACCAGCTAGAAAAGTTTGTCAGTCTTGAGTTCAAAAATGTGAGTTTCCGCTACAAAGACGACTCTCCATATGTTCTAAAGAACGTCTCTTTTGTGCTGGAAAAAGGGCATCAAATCGCACTTGTCGGTTCAACGGGGTCAGGTAAGTCGACGATACTGCGTCTGATCTCTAAAACCTATCAAGATTATGAAGGCAGCATTTTGTTGAATGGCGTAGAGCTGTCGCAGATTTCAAGCGAAGACTCTGCTCACTTGTTCTCAATGATGATGCAAGATGTGCACTTATTTGAAGAGACGATTCAGTTCAATATTGCTTTGGGTAAGGAACATCTTACAAGAGCTGAGGTTGAACAAGCGGCGCGCTATGTTTACGCCGATAAGTTCATTGAACAATTGCCACAAGGCTATGACTTCCATTTAGAAAAGAACGGCTCCAACCTGTCTGTTGGGCAAACGCAGCTCATTTCGTTTGCTAGAGCGGTCGCACAAGGCGGCCAACTGATGATGCTTGATGAAGCAACCAGCTCGGTAGATTCAATCACCGAAGATCTAATTCAAAAAGCGATGCAACGACTCTTCAAGGAGAAAACTGTGATTGCGATTGCGCACCGTCTGAGTACCGTTCGCCATTCAGATACGATTTTGGTGTTGGAAAAGGGTGAAATTGTTGAACAAGGTAACCATCAACAATTGGTCGCACACAATGGTATTTATGCCGGCTTGTTACAAGAATCGATTGTAGAAACGAG